The following proteins come from a genomic window of Alnus glutinosa chromosome 10, dhAlnGlut1.1, whole genome shotgun sequence:
- the LOC133879626 gene encoding DNA polymerase zeta processivity subunit isoform X2 — MERRDNQSPQARILVEFLEVAISSIVFLKGVYPAGAFERRRYMNVVVQRARHPQLKDYIHSAVSALLPFIQKGLVERVAVIFFNIDCIPVERFVFKLTVNQCYGLKLEEADLEFSLRSFLIKLSVSESLTRVLPHDCRWEITAYFRSLPEASTSKDAELWIPTDTRQWQQPPLLTPIKSMSSEPLCVQLYLEHPNSSEPKP, encoded by the exons ATGGAGCGCAGAGATAATCAATCACCTCAAG CCCGGATTTTGGTTGAATTCTTGGAAGTGGCCATCTCTTCTATTGTTTTCCTCAAAGGTGTCTACCCTGCCG GCGCATTCGAGAGGAGGAGATATATGAATGTGGTGGTTCAGAGGGCTCGCCACCCTCAGCTCAAAGATTACATCCACTCCGCTGTTTCTGCTCTTCTTCCTTTTATCCAAAAG GGATTGGTGGAGAGAGTAgcagttatttttttcaacattgaCTGCATCCCGGTGGAACGATTTGTTTTCAAGCTCACAGTGAACCAGTGTTATGGCTTAAAGTTGGAAGAAGCTGACCTGGAGTTCTCTCTTAGATCATTCTTGATCAAGCTCTCAGTCTCAGAATCCCTCACTAGGGTTCTTCCCCATG ACTGTAGGTGGGAGATAACTGCTTACTTTCGATCCCTTCCTGAGGCTAGTACAAGCAAGGATGCAGAGCTATGGATCCCAACGGATACAAGGCAGTGGCAGCAACCTCCACTACTGACCCCTATTAAGTCAATGAGTAGCGAACCTCTGTGTGTGCAGTTATATTTAGAACATCCTAATTCATCCGAACCAAAGCCTTGA
- the LOC133879626 gene encoding DNA polymerase zeta processivity subunit isoform X1 translates to MERRDNQSPQGETARILVEFLEVAISSIVFLKGVYPAGAFERRRYMNVVVQRARHPQLKDYIHSAVSALLPFIQKGLVERVAVIFFNIDCIPVERFVFKLTVNQCYGLKLEEADLEFSLRSFLIKLSVSESLTRVLPHDCRWEITAYFRSLPEASTSKDAELWIPTDTRQWQQPPLLTPIKSMSSEPLCVQLYLEHPNSSEPKP, encoded by the exons ATGGAGCGCAGAGATAATCAATCACCTCAAG GTGAAACAGCCCGGATTTTGGTTGAATTCTTGGAAGTGGCCATCTCTTCTATTGTTTTCCTCAAAGGTGTCTACCCTGCCG GCGCATTCGAGAGGAGGAGATATATGAATGTGGTGGTTCAGAGGGCTCGCCACCCTCAGCTCAAAGATTACATCCACTCCGCTGTTTCTGCTCTTCTTCCTTTTATCCAAAAG GGATTGGTGGAGAGAGTAgcagttatttttttcaacattgaCTGCATCCCGGTGGAACGATTTGTTTTCAAGCTCACAGTGAACCAGTGTTATGGCTTAAAGTTGGAAGAAGCTGACCTGGAGTTCTCTCTTAGATCATTCTTGATCAAGCTCTCAGTCTCAGAATCCCTCACTAGGGTTCTTCCCCATG ACTGTAGGTGGGAGATAACTGCTTACTTTCGATCCCTTCCTGAGGCTAGTACAAGCAAGGATGCAGAGCTATGGATCCCAACGGATACAAGGCAGTGGCAGCAACCTCCACTACTGACCCCTATTAAGTCAATGAGTAGCGAACCTCTGTGTGTGCAGTTATATTTAGAACATCCTAATTCATCCGAACCAAAGCCTTGA
- the LOC133879625 gene encoding phenylacetaldehyde reductase-like yields the protein MSGAEKVVCVTGASGYIASWVVKILLQRGYTVKATVRDPNDRKKTEFLLALDGAKERLQLFKASLLEEGCFDSVVDGCQGVFHIASPVFFTANDPQSEIVDPAVKGTLNVLRSCAKVPSIKRVIITSSMASVMFNRKPVTPDVVVDETWFSDPVLCKEEKLWYHLSKTLAEEAAWKFAEECGIDLVAINPGFVIGPFIQPTPTFSVEGFLKLVNGTQTFPDGIYRMVDVRDVAHAHIQAFETPAASGKYCLVGRVAHYSEVFKILHKLYPSLHRPEIFEDDKPLVPVYKISQDKAKSLGISFTPLEVSIGDTIESLKEKGFLTV from the exons aTGAGTGGAGCAGAGAAGGTGGTGTGCGTGACTGGTGCTTCAGGTTACATAGCTTCATGGGTGGTGAAAATCCTTCTCCAACGTGGGTATACTGTCAAAGCTACAGTTCGTGACCCAA ATGATCGAAAGAAAACAGAGTTTTTACTTGCACTTGATGGAGCTAAAGAAAGACTTCAGTTATTCAAAGCAAGTTTACTGGAAGAAGGATGTTTTGATTCTGTAGTTGATGGATGCCAAGGCGTTTTCCATATAGCATCCCCGGTTTTTTTCACGGCCAATGACCCACAG TCAGAGATAGTTGATCCAGCAGTGAAGGGAACTCTTAACGTTCTTAGATCATGTGCAAAAGTTCCTTCTATCAAGAGAGTGATTATAACATCTTCTATGGCTTCAGTTATGTTCAACAGAAAACCCGTGACCCCTGATGTGGTTGTGGATGAGACTTGGTTTTCAGATCCAGTTTTGTGTAAAGAGGAGAAG ctCTGGTATCATCTCTCAAAAACCTTAGCTGAGGAGGCTGCTTGGAAGTTTGCTGAAGAGTGTGGCATTGACTTGGTAGCAATAAACCCAGGCTTCGTTATTGGTCCATTCATACAGCCAACTCCTACTTTTAGTGTTGAGGGATTTCTGAAGCTTGTGAATG GAACTCAAACATTTCCTGATGGCATTTATAGAATGGTTGATGTTAGAGATGTTGCACATGCACATATTCAGGCATTTGAGACTCCTGCTGCTAGTGGCAAATATTGTTTAGTTGGAAGAGTTGCACACTATTCTGAGGTTTTCAAGATATTGCACAAACTTTACCCAAGTTTGCATCGACCTGAAAT ATTTGAAGATGACAAGCCTTTGGTGCCAGTCTACAAGATTTCCCAAGACAAAGCCAAAAGTTTGGGTATTAGCTTCACTCCTTTGGAAGTGAGTATTGGGGACACTATTGAAAGCTTGAAGGAAAAGGGCTTCCTTACTGTCtga
- the LOC133880591 gene encoding notchless protein homolog, whose protein sequence is MEVEGEQRETMTSNKVMCLFTDPEGTHLGAPMYLPQDAGPQQLQQMVNKLLNNEEKLPYTFYISDLELLVPLGSYLEKNKVSVEKVLSIVYQPQAVFRIRPVNRCSATIAGHTEAVLSVAFSPDGRYLASGSGDTTVRLWDLNTQTPLFTCTGHKNWVLCIAWSPDGKHLVSGSKAGELQCWDPQTGKPSGNPLIGHKKWITGISWEPVHLNAPCRRFVSASKDGDARIWDISSRKCVICLSGHTLAVTCVKWGGDGVIYTGSQDCTIKVWETTQGKLIRELKGHGHWVNSLALSTEYVLRTGAFDHTGKQYSSPEEMKKVALERYNKMKGNAPERLVSGSDDFTMFLWEPFVNKHPKTRMTGHQQLVNHVYFSPDGQWVASASFDKSVKLWSGATGKFIAAFRGHVGPVYQISWSADSRLLLSGSKDSTLKVWDIRTRKLKQDLPGHADEVYAVDWSPDGEKVASGGKDRVLKLWMG, encoded by the exons ATGGAGGTGGAAGGGGAGCAGAGAGAGACGATGACGAGTAACAAAGTGATGTGCCTTTTCACCGACCCAGAGGGAACACATCTGGGAGCTCCCATGTACCTTCCCCAAGACGCTGGGCCTCAGCAGCTCCAGCAAATGGTCAATAAGCTTCTCAACAAT GAGGAGAAGTTGCCGTATACTTTCTATATTTCTGATCTGGAGCTTCTTGTGCCGCTTGGCTCTTATTTAGAGAAGAATAAAG TTTCTGTGGAGAAGGTACTCTCAATAGTTTATCAACCGCAAGCTGTTTTCCGAATTCGTCCGGTTAATCGTTGTTCAGCAACAATTGCTG GTCACACAGAAGCTGTACTTTCAGTTGCCTTTAGTCCTGATGGGCGATATTTGGCAAGTGGTTCAGGTGATACCACTGTCCGACTTTGGGATCTTAATACCCAGACACCACTATTCACCTGCACAG GACACAAAAATTGGGTTCTTTGTATTGCTTGGTCGCCAGATGGTAAGCATCTCGTAAGTGGGAGCAAGGCTGGAGAACTTCAATGCTGGGACCCTCAAACAGGGAAGCCATCTGGCAATCCACTTATT GGTCACAAGAAATGGATTACTGGTATCTCTTGGGAACCAGTCCACCTAAATGCTCCATGTCGTCGGTTTGTAAGTGCTAGTAAAGATGGTGATGCACGAATATGGGACATCTCATCAAGGAAATGTGTTATTTGTCTTAGTGGACACACACTTGCGGTAACTTGTGTGAAATGGGGTGGTGATGGAGTTATTTATACAGG CTCTCAGGACTGTACTATCAAAGTTTGGGAGACTACACAAGGGAAGCTAATTAGGGAATTGAAG GGTCATGGGCATTGGGTTAACTCTCTTGCATTGAGTACTGAATATGTTCTTCGCACTGGGGCTTTTGACCATACAGGCAAGCAATATTCTTCTCCAGAGGAAATGAAGAAG GTTGCTTTGGAAAGGTACAACAAAATGAAAGGCAATGCCCCAGAAAGATTGGTTTCTGGATCTGATGATTTTACTATGTTCCTTTGGGAACCGTTTGTCAATAAACACCCCAAAACTCGCATGACTGGTCATCAACAG CTTGTAAATCATGTTTATTTTTCACCTGATGGCCAATGGGTGGCGAGTGCCTCATTTGATAAGTCTGTCAAGTTATGGAGTGGTGCTACAGGGAAATTCATTGCTGCTTTTCGGGGCCATGTTGGGCCTGTTTATCAGATAAG CTGGTCCGCAGACAGTAGGCTTCTTTTGAGTGGTAGCAAGGACTCCACACTGAAG GTTTGGGATATCCGGACACGAAAGTTGAAACAAGACCTTCCAGGCCATGCAGATGAG GTTTATGCGGTTGATTGGAGTCCAGATGGTGAAAAGGTCGCCTCAGGTGGTAAAGATCGAGTACTGAAGTTGTGGATGGGTTAG